The Microbacterium sp. zg-Y1090 sequence GGCGCCGACGAGTACATCTACAAGCCGTTCCGACCCCGCGAGCTGCGCGCCCGCATCGACGCCCTGCTGCGCCGACCGCGGGCCGGCAGCGCCGCACCCGTCGCCCCGCGCCAGGATCAGGTGGGCCCGTCGTTCCCGGGCGCGCGCCCGGTGACCTCGTCGATCCAGGTGGTGCGCGGGGGTGCCGCCGCCGGCTCCGCCACGGCCGCCGTCGCGGAGCCGATCGAGTACGTGGCGACCCCGGCGGCGACCCCCGAGCGGATGCCGGCCCCCGTCGCGGACACATCGGGGGCGCAGGGGAAGGGCGCGGCATCCGAGGGTCGCGCCGTCATCGTCGCCTCGTCGGAGGGCCCCCAGCCGGGTACCGATCTCGCTCCCGTCGGCACCGTGCGCCTCGGACCGTCTGCCATCGTGCACCGCGACCTGCAGCTCGACCCCGACAGCCGTGTCGCCGTCGCCGGGACCGCGGAGCTCGATCTGACCCGCACCGAGTTCGACCTGCTGGCGACACTCATGGCGTCGAAGCGACGCGTGCGCAGCAAGGCCGACCTGACACTCGTGCTGCGCGGCGAGTCTTACGTCACCACCTACTTCGTCGGCGACGCGGACAAGCGTGCCATCGAGGCGCACATGACGAACCTGCGCCGCAAGCTCGGGGACAACCCCGCCAACCCGCGGTACATCGAGACCGTGCGCGGGGTCGGCTACCGCATGACCTCCGAAGCCCTGGCCTGACCCCGACCCGGCCCGGCCCGCCCGCCCCGGGCCGCCCCCCCCCTGGGCCGCCCCCGCCCTGGGCCGTGAGACGAAAACTGACGGACGAGACCGCGGTTGTTACCCACAGTCTCGGCCGTCAGTTTTCGTCTCAGTGATTCCGGCGCGGCGCCGCCGGTGCGCGGGTCAGACCTTGAATCCCTGGTGACGGCGCAGGAGCTTGAACACCATCGTCAGGGTCTGCAGCACGGTCACCACACCGACGATCGGCCACCCCACCCACAGGATCGTCGACTGCACGAGCGGTCCGAGCATCGACCAGATCACGCTCATCGCGACGATCACGACGACCAGCAGCACGAGCGGCATCCAGTGCGCTGAGCCGCCGCCGGTCTCCGCGCGCGCCTGCATGGCCCAGTTGTCCACCTTCTTACGGGAGAGGAAGCGGGTCCACGAACGCAGAAAGTGACTGATGCGGATCCACATGAAGATCTCCGCGGGGAAGATGAGGCCGGCGAACGCCACATCGCGGGCGTTGCGGTTCTTCATCGTGTACGCGATGCGCAGGTTCAGCAGCACCGCCACCACCGGCGGCAGCAGCCACAGCGGCGAGAACACGAACGCGTTGATCGACAGCGACCCCGCCAGCAGGGTCAGGAAGGCCACGCGCACGAACAGGTTGGTGAGCATGCCGAAGTTCTCGAACCAGCGCATCCGCAGGTTCGGGTGGAACGGCTGGCCCTTCGTGTCACCGCGCTGCCCGGGCCACATCAGCTCGATGGAGCCATACGTCCACTTGACCTGCTGGGCGTCGTAGCCGCGCAGCGTGGTCATGCCGCCGACGTCGGCGCGGGCATAGGGGCTGATCTTGGTGAGGAAGCCGGCGCTCTTGATCTGCAGCGACAGCAGCGAGTCCTCGACCTCACTGTCCTTCACCCACGGCGTCGACTGCCGGTTCTGCTTCATCGCCTCGCGCAGCGCCGTAGTCGAGAAGATCGAGAACTGACCTCCGAGCACCGCCATGTTGCGCCCGTGCAGCAGGTTCTGCAGGTTGAACGCCGCGAACTGGGTGCGCTGCCCGGCGATGAGGAACTTGCCCACCAGTCCCTTGATGGGCTGGTCGTCGATCGAGTAGATCGCGGAGATGCCGCCGATGCGCGAGTCCGACACCGCCTCGGTCTCGAGGTACTCCACCGCACGCGGGTCGGCGATGGTGTCGCCGTCGACGCCCAGCAGGTAGTCGTAGCCCT is a genomic window containing:
- a CDS encoding glycosyltransferase family 2 protein yields the protein MSAPASAPQASDDLTSENGFADDFSSVLENATGHRSTIGCVIPAYNEEESIAAVLESLLAQTRVPDVIHLVVNNTTDATVKIASEYAGPHEIVTDLGEQFTEVFVHDIGKNPDKKVGALNYGYALVEGYDYLLGVDGDTIADPRAVEYLETEAVSDSRIGGISAIYSIDDQPIKGLVGKFLIAGQRTQFAAFNLQNLLHGRNMAVLGGQFSIFSTTALREAMKQNRQSTPWVKDSEVEDSLLSLQIKSAGFLTKISPYARADVGGMTTLRGYDAQQVKWTYGSIELMWPGQRGDTKGQPFHPNLRMRWFENFGMLTNLFVRVAFLTLLAGSLSINAFVFSPLWLLPPVVAVLLNLRIAYTMKNRNARDVAFAGLIFPAEIFMWIRISHFLRSWTRFLSRKKVDNWAMQARAETGGGSAHWMPLVLLVVVIVAMSVIWSMLGPLVQSTILWVGWPIVGVVTVLQTLTMVFKLLRRHQGFKV
- a CDS encoding response regulator transcription factor, producing the protein MSDFVAPVKTAVIVEDDPDIRHLLAEVLEAMGFSTVSVGNGIDGVRAVLTYQPLITTLDVSMPGIDGFEAARRIRAQSDTYIIMLTGLEDEADVVLGLSSGADEYIYKPFRPRELRARIDALLRRPRAGSAAPVAPRQDQVGPSFPGARPVTSSIQVVRGGAAAGSATAAVAEPIEYVATPAATPERMPAPVADTSGAQGKGAASEGRAVIVASSEGPQPGTDLAPVGTVRLGPSAIVHRDLQLDPDSRVAVAGTAELDLTRTEFDLLATLMASKRRVRSKADLTLVLRGESYVTTYFVGDADKRAIEAHMTNLRRKLGDNPANPRYIETVRGVGYRMTSEALA